From Candidatus Paracaedimonas acanthamoebae, one genomic window encodes:
- a CDS encoding EamA family transporter — protein MVLKDIFLAVLVTFLWGTNFVAIKLSLVSFPPFLQLALRFIFACFPLIFFVKKPNCSKSLIFKFSLLIWICQLSGIAFGLYLGMPAGLCSLLMQTQTIFTVLLSSIFFYYKPKKLELVGIILAFAGVSMIALHGRGQFSWITFILILFASLSVAMGNLLFKGQNQKINMLSLIIWSCLIPPIPMFFTSFIVDGWEAICIACLTFKWSSLLAIIYSSFFATIVATTSYTYLLEKYEPARIVPFTMLTPIFGALASTIILDEKLTQECFIAATFIMVGLLINQLSKRIPRQEIFIKGVEDPLKQAA, from the coding sequence ATGGTTCTTAAAGATATTTTTCTAGCTGTTCTTGTAACTTTTCTGTGGGGAACAAATTTTGTTGCAATAAAACTAAGTTTAGTTTCTTTCCCTCCTTTTTTACAACTTGCTCTACGATTTATATTTGCTTGTTTCCCGCTTATCTTTTTTGTTAAAAAACCAAATTGTTCAAAGAGCCTAATTTTCAAATTCTCTTTATTAATTTGGATTTGTCAATTATCTGGAATAGCTTTTGGGCTTTATCTTGGAATGCCTGCGGGTTTATGTTCTCTTCTTATGCAAACGCAAACTATTTTTACGGTCCTGCTTTCATCAATATTTTTCTATTATAAGCCTAAGAAATTAGAACTTGTGGGAATTATATTGGCATTTGCGGGAGTAAGTATGATCGCTCTTCATGGGCGGGGGCAGTTCAGCTGGATAACCTTCATTCTGATTTTATTTGCGTCCTTGTCTGTGGCCATGGGGAATTTACTTTTTAAGGGGCAAAATCAAAAAATAAATATGCTTTCGCTTATTATTTGGAGTTGTTTAATTCCGCCCATTCCAATGTTTTTTACTTCTTTTATTGTTGATGGTTGGGAAGCTATCTGCATAGCTTGCCTGACTTTTAAGTGGTCTTCGTTATTGGCCATCATTTATTCTTCATTTTTTGCAACAATTGTGGCAACGACCAGTTATACATATTTACTTGAAAAGTATGAACCTGCAAGGATTGTACCTTTTACAATGTTAACACCGATTTTTGGGGCTTTAGCATCAACCATTATTCTTGATGAAAAATTAACTCAAGAATGTTTTATTGCGGCAACTTTTATTATGGTAGGCTTACTTATTAATCAGCTTTCAAAAAGAATTCCAAGACAAGAAATATTTATAAAAGGAGTAGAAGATCCTCTTAAACAAGCTGCTTAA
- the phbB gene encoding acetoacetyl-CoA reductase — protein sequence MTGRIAVVTGGTRGIGASISQALMKAGYRVAATYQSDDVAAETFRRSTNVSVFRWDVTHYEDCIKGLHLVQQQLGNIDVLVNNAGITSDGMFHKSTSQDWAKVLNTNLLSCFNMTHAVIEGMRERNYGRIINISSINGQKGQLGQTNYAAAKAGIIGFTKALALENARKNITANAIAPGYIATDMVKAVPQEALDKIVAQIPVGRLGEPEEIARAVVFLAAEEAGFITGSTLSINGGQYMV from the coding sequence ATGACTGGACGTATTGCCGTTGTAACGGGAGGAACAAGAGGAATTGGGGCCTCAATTTCCCAAGCTCTGATGAAAGCTGGATATCGCGTAGCTGCAACTTATCAAAGTGATGATGTCGCCGCGGAAACTTTTAGAAGAAGCACTAATGTTTCTGTCTTTCGATGGGATGTAACTCATTATGAAGATTGTATAAAAGGTCTTCATTTAGTTCAACAACAACTTGGAAACATTGATGTTCTTGTTAATAATGCCGGAATTACATCGGATGGCATGTTTCATAAGTCTACATCTCAAGACTGGGCAAAAGTACTCAATACCAACCTTCTCTCTTGTTTTAATATGACACACGCTGTCATAGAAGGAATGCGTGAACGTAATTATGGACGCATTATTAACATTAGTTCAATTAATGGCCAAAAAGGCCAATTAGGACAAACTAATTACGCAGCTGCCAAGGCCGGCATTATAGGTTTTACAAAAGCCTTAGCTCTTGAGAATGCAAGAAAAAATATTACTGCGAATGCAATAGCCCCTGGATATATTGCAACCGACATGGTGAAGGCTGTTCCCCAGGAAGCTTTAGATAAAATCGTTGCTCAAATTCCTGTTGGTAGATTAGGGGAACCAGAAGAGATCGCAAGAGCCGTTGTATTCTTAGCCGCAGAAGAAGCTGGATTCATTACGGGCTCGACTCTCTCTATTAATGGTGGTCAATATATGGTATAA
- the trxA gene encoding thioredoxin: MILDATDSTFQKEVLESSGTVLVDFWAEWCGPCKMLSPILDNLSTTIPNLKIVKVNIDHSPQIPTQFGVRSVPTLILFKDGQPASTKIGALPQRNLEEWIKEHL; the protein is encoded by the coding sequence ATGATACTTGATGCTACAGACTCCACATTTCAAAAAGAAGTCCTTGAATCTTCCGGCACTGTTTTAGTTGATTTCTGGGCAGAATGGTGTGGGCCATGTAAAATGCTCTCCCCTATTTTGGACAATTTATCGACAACAATTCCAAATCTTAAAATTGTTAAGGTTAATATTGATCATAGTCCTCAAATTCCAACTCAATTTGGCGTCAGAAGCGTTCCAACACTCATCTTATTTAAAGATGGTCAACCCGCTTCAACAAAAATCGGCGCACTTCCACAGAGAAATCTTGAGGAATGGATAAAAGAACACCTTTAA
- the phaC gene encoding class I poly(R)-hydroxyalkanoic acid synthase, producing the protein MGREKQQADDQQKCSFDPLQLSQALMFAAMKTQHSFHAFEPLKDSTSLFNIEDMTETFQTALEKLSTQPDKIISASQEYLKSTFQLWQNSLSVLSGQKETIDEVIEGNIPDNRFKDEMWHKNPFFGYARQSYLLWDRWIKDIATNIEDLDPKTALKIQFYTRQFTDSLSPSNFPWSNPKTVLKTIDSKGMNLIQGINNLLRDFEQGKGQIKIKMVDHDAFRLGENIAATSGKVIFQNELIQIIQYIPTTTTVFQIPVLLIPPCINKFYIYDLRPDNSFVKWLLDRGHTVFMISWVNPDQRLSEKTFEDYVFEGVGSAINTILDLTGEKKINAVGFCIGGNILGTYAAYMADEKNNPLASTTYLATLFDFKNPGDLGVFIDEKQINQLEKRISQTGYLEGQILAQTFNLLRANDLIWWFVINNYFLGQEPMAFDLLYWNSDSTNLPSKMFLYYLREMFINNNLIRPNGLKLKNKFLDLSKVKTPTFLFNTKDDHIAPWMCGYAATRVLQGPIKFVLGGSGHIAGVFNPPTVTKYGYWTSDALVDKAEEWFSAATQNQGSWWPEWAEWIEQYAGTKIKASTVGSTKYPTLEDAPGSYVQIGQYQQKV; encoded by the coding sequence ATGGGCAGGGAAAAACAACAAGCAGACGATCAGCAAAAATGTAGCTTTGATCCACTTCAATTATCACAAGCACTCATGTTTGCCGCGATGAAAACTCAACATTCTTTCCACGCATTCGAGCCCCTGAAAGATTCTACCTCTCTTTTCAACATCGAAGACATGACAGAAACTTTTCAGACAGCTTTAGAGAAGCTTAGCACACAACCTGATAAAATTATTTCTGCTTCTCAAGAATATCTCAAAAGCACTTTTCAATTGTGGCAGAATTCTCTCAGTGTCCTTTCAGGACAAAAAGAAACTATAGATGAAGTTATTGAAGGAAATATTCCTGATAATCGCTTTAAGGATGAAATGTGGCATAAAAATCCATTCTTTGGATATGCTCGCCAATCTTATTTACTGTGGGATCGATGGATCAAAGATATTGCAACAAATATTGAAGACCTAGACCCGAAAACGGCTTTAAAAATACAATTCTATACCCGACAATTCACCGATAGCCTTTCTCCCAGTAATTTTCCTTGGAGTAATCCAAAAACTGTTCTTAAAACGATTGATTCTAAAGGCATGAATCTCATCCAAGGTATCAATAATCTTTTAAGAGATTTTGAACAAGGCAAAGGCCAAATTAAAATAAAGATGGTTGATCATGATGCGTTTCGTTTGGGAGAAAACATTGCAGCCACATCTGGAAAGGTTATTTTTCAAAATGAATTAATTCAAATAATTCAATACATTCCAACAACTACAACCGTATTTCAAATACCTGTCCTCTTGATCCCTCCTTGTATTAACAAATTTTATATTTATGACTTAAGGCCAGATAATTCATTTGTAAAATGGCTTTTAGACCGTGGGCATACTGTTTTCATGATTTCATGGGTAAATCCTGATCAACGTCTCTCAGAAAAAACTTTCGAAGATTATGTGTTTGAAGGCGTTGGTAGCGCCATTAACACGATCCTTGATCTTACGGGAGAAAAAAAGATCAATGCTGTTGGTTTTTGCATAGGTGGTAATATATTAGGCACTTATGCCGCTTATATGGCTGATGAAAAAAATAATCCTTTAGCTAGCACAACCTATCTTGCAACTTTATTCGATTTTAAAAATCCTGGAGATCTTGGCGTATTTATTGATGAAAAACAAATTAATCAACTTGAGAAAAGAATTTCTCAAACAGGATATTTAGAAGGACAAATCCTGGCGCAAACATTCAACCTTCTTCGAGCAAATGATCTTATTTGGTGGTTTGTTATTAATAACTACTTTTTAGGACAAGAGCCAATGGCTTTTGACCTCTTATATTGGAATTCAGATTCAACAAACCTACCTTCTAAGATGTTTTTATATTATTTAAGAGAAATGTTCATAAATAATAATCTTATACGCCCTAATGGACTGAAACTTAAAAATAAGTTTTTAGATTTAAGTAAGGTCAAAACGCCAACTTTTCTCTTCAATACAAAAGATGATCATATTGCGCCTTGGATGTGCGGTTATGCGGCAACGAGAGTCTTACAAGGCCCTATAAAATTTGTGTTGGGTGGCTCAGGCCATATTGCAGGTGTCTTTAACCCTCCAACAGTGACAAAATATGGTTATTGGACTTCGGATGCACTTGTAGATAAAGCAGAAGAATGGTTTTCAGCAGCGACGCAAAATCAAGGTTCATGGTGGCCTGAATGGGCAGAATGGATCGAACAATATGCTGGCACGAAAATAAAAGCTTCAACAGTTGGTTCTACAAAATATCCGACGTTAGAAGATGCTCCAGGTTCATATGTTCAAATAGGTCAATATCAACAGAAAGTATGA
- a CDS encoding aminopeptidase P family protein, which translates to MASLQKLIQLREVMLRENIDAFTIPKADEHQGEYVPPYSERLLWLTNFNGSAGFAIILQDKAGLFVDGRYTLQAAQQIDTTCFEIVPLAEMSGPTWLTHHLKPGAKLAYDPWLTTEREIQGYEKSLESKNIEFSPVEKNLVDQIWIDRPQKSAHSIYIHPLEFAGQDFKDKLTIIAHELKKKQASAGVVTMTESVSWLFNIRGNDYDFIPTMSSYAIVYETGKADLFIDEKKVPYDVRQYLKAVVTIKPFESFEKTLQDIGQLKARVIIDPLTAPVQSIYAVEKAGGKVLRGDEPTTHLKACKNKAELEGMRRAHIRDGAALTTFLHWISQEGPQGNVDELQAVEKILACRQKFPEFKIPSFSTISGTGPNGAVIHYRVNSETNRTIAPNDIYLIDSGGHYSDGSTDVTRTIAIGETTPEQRDRFTRVLKGHIALATSIFPQGTSGSQLDILARSALWQVGLDYAHGTGHGVGAVLNIHEGPQRISSVPNHVSLKPGMILSNEPGYYKENSYGIRIENLMIVQSLDIPDAEKRMLGFETITLAPIDLKLIEKSLLTDLEIKWLDDYHQAVYEKLSPLLEEEVREWLKETTLSFRNYCIKM; encoded by the coding sequence ATGGCATCCCTCCAAAAACTAATACAGCTTCGTGAAGTAATGTTGAGAGAAAATATTGACGCTTTTACTATTCCTAAAGCTGATGAACATCAAGGTGAATATGTCCCCCCTTATTCAGAAAGACTCTTATGGCTGACGAATTTTAATGGCAGTGCAGGATTCGCTATTATTCTCCAAGATAAAGCGGGACTTTTTGTGGATGGAAGATATACACTTCAAGCAGCTCAGCAAATTGATACCACTTGCTTTGAAATTGTTCCTCTTGCCGAAATGTCTGGCCCTACTTGGCTTACTCATCATTTAAAACCAGGTGCAAAACTTGCCTATGATCCATGGCTTACAACAGAGCGAGAAATCCAAGGCTATGAAAAAAGCCTGGAAAGTAAAAATATTGAATTCTCACCTGTCGAGAAAAATCTTGTAGACCAAATTTGGATTGATCGCCCTCAGAAATCTGCTCACTCTATTTATATTCATCCTCTTGAATTTGCAGGACAAGACTTTAAAGACAAGCTCACAATAATTGCACATGAACTTAAGAAAAAACAAGCATCTGCAGGTGTTGTTACCATGACTGAATCTGTAAGTTGGCTTTTTAATATTCGTGGGAATGATTATGACTTCATCCCAACCATGTCTTCTTATGCCATTGTTTATGAGACGGGAAAAGCTGATCTTTTTATTGATGAAAAAAAGGTGCCATACGATGTTCGCCAATATCTTAAAGCAGTTGTGACCATCAAACCTTTTGAATCTTTTGAAAAAACTTTACAAGACATTGGACAACTCAAAGCGCGCGTTATTATAGACCCGCTTACAGCCCCCGTACAATCGATTTACGCCGTTGAAAAAGCAGGTGGCAAAGTCCTTCGAGGCGATGAACCTACGACTCATTTAAAGGCTTGTAAAAATAAAGCTGAACTTGAAGGAATGCGTCGCGCTCATATTCGAGATGGAGCTGCTTTAACAACTTTTCTTCATTGGATTTCTCAAGAAGGCCCTCAAGGAAATGTTGATGAACTTCAAGCTGTAGAGAAAATACTGGCGTGTCGACAGAAATTTCCAGAGTTTAAAATACCAAGTTTCTCAACTATTTCTGGCACAGGCCCAAATGGTGCTGTTATTCACTATCGCGTAAACTCTGAAACAAATCGTACAATTGCACCAAATGATATTTATCTCATCGATTCTGGAGGACATTACAGTGATGGCAGCACAGACGTTACCCGAACAATTGCAATAGGTGAAACAACCCCAGAACAAAGAGATCGCTTTACACGCGTCTTGAAAGGACATATTGCCCTTGCAACAAGCATCTTTCCCCAAGGGACATCGGGATCGCAATTAGATATTCTTGCACGCTCCGCGCTGTGGCAGGTCGGACTTGATTATGCCCATGGGACGGGGCATGGTGTTGGTGCTGTCCTCAACATTCATGAGGGGCCTCAAAGGATTAGCAGCGTTCCAAATCATGTCTCTTTAAAGCCTGGCATGATTCTCTCTAATGAACCTGGGTATTATAAAGAAAATTCTTATGGCATCCGTATTGAGAATCTTATGATCGTACAATCGCTTGATATTCCTGATGCAGAAAAAAGAATGCTTGGTTTTGAGACGATTACACTTGCTCCGATAGATCTTAAATTGATTGAGAAATCTTTATTAACAGATCTAGAAATAAAATGGCTCGATGATTATCATCAAGCCGTTTATGAAAAACTTTCCCCCCTTTTAGAGGAAGAGGTTCGAGAATGGTTAAAAGAAACCACTCTCTCTTTTAGAAATTATTGCATAAAAATGTAA
- a CDS encoding malonic semialdehyde reductase, with protein sequence MKLDEQTLNQLFLEARTHKAWEAKEVSDSLLKEVYDLAKMGPTSANCLPMRILFIKSNVAKERLKPALDGGNIEKTMAAPVTAIITYDLKFYERMDELFPMVDAKSWFVGNAEYAQKTAFQNSALQGAYFILAARACGLDCGPMTGFDNAKVDEEFFKDTSWRSNFLINLGYGDSAKLHPRLPRLSFEEVARVI encoded by the coding sequence ATGAAACTGGATGAACAAACTCTAAATCAATTGTTTTTAGAGGCTCGTACACATAAAGCTTGGGAAGCTAAAGAAGTATCTGATAGCCTTCTTAAGGAAGTCTATGATTTGGCAAAGATGGGGCCCACCTCGGCAAATTGCCTTCCAATGCGTATTCTTTTTATAAAATCTAATGTTGCGAAAGAACGACTTAAGCCGGCTTTAGATGGCGGAAATATTGAAAAGACCATGGCGGCTCCTGTGACAGCCATCATTACTTATGATCTAAAGTTTTATGAGCGCATGGATGAATTATTTCCCATGGTTGATGCAAAAAGTTGGTTTGTCGGAAATGCTGAATACGCGCAAAAAACAGCTTTTCAAAATTCTGCTTTACAAGGTGCTTACTTTATTCTTGCGGCGCGTGCTTGTGGATTAGACTGTGGTCCTATGACGGGATTTGATAATGCTAAGGTTGATGAAGAATTTTTTAAGGACACTTCATGGCGTTCTAATTTTTTGATTAATCTTGGATACGGTGATTCTGCGAAACTTCATCCCCGACTTCCGCGTCTTTCTTTTGAAGAAGTAGCAAGAGTTATATAA
- a CDS encoding DUF2147 domain-containing protein: MKYLIALMFLFIFNVSTASENSIFGLWKTQDQRAKVKISSCPTNAEELCGIIVELRDPFDPETGEDKTDKLNSDPVLKNRKLLGLMNLTGFKTASQDPRHWTDGKIYSPREGETYSCEMSLIEPNTLEVRGYIGLPIFGKTQTWTRTTTDEKLQSFPDAE; this comes from the coding sequence ATGAAATATCTTATAGCCTTAATGTTTTTATTTATTTTTAATGTTTCTACGGCTTCTGAAAACTCTATTTTTGGTTTGTGGAAAACCCAAGATCAGCGCGCTAAAGTTAAAATAAGCTCTTGCCCCACGAATGCAGAAGAACTTTGTGGCATTATTGTTGAACTTCGAGACCCTTTTGATCCTGAAACAGGTGAAGATAAAACAGATAAATTAAATTCTGATCCTGTTTTGAAAAATCGTAAACTCTTAGGACTTATGAATTTAACCGGTTTCAAGACTGCGTCACAAGATCCAAGACATTGGACGGATGGTAAGATTTATAGCCCTCGAGAAGGTGAAACTTATTCTTGTGAAATGTCTCTTATTGAACCGAATACGCTGGAAGTTCGAGGCTATATCGGTCTCCCTATTTTTGGGAAAACCCAAACATGGACACGCACAACAACGGATGAAAAATTACAGTCATTTCCTGATGCAGAATAA